In the Scyliorhinus torazame isolate Kashiwa2021f chromosome 4, sScyTor2.1, whole genome shotgun sequence genome, one interval contains:
- the LOC140410844 gene encoding 4-galactosyl-N-acetylglucosaminide 3-alpha-L-fucosyltransferase 9-like, translating to MTSVSSVGICRTLLISLIILGCFLAMVLLYVKPSNSWIYAPLESATLKLGVKNPFVTSAEENETIVLIWFWPFGQLFKLNSCASEFNIHKCHLTADRNLYDKSDAVLFHHRDMSGDLSNLPKQPRPTFQKWVWMNLESPTHSPKKTGLDHFFNLTLTYRQGSDIVVPYGSLIINKVPLDFKLPKKSNLVCWVVSHWNTNHARVKFYNEFRNYINISTYGQAFGERLSDNNLMPTISSCKFYLSFENSVHEDYITEKLYNALLAGTVPVVLGTSRKNYENYIPADSFIHVDDFHSAEELAGYLHKLDGNEDLYMTYFKWRKHYSVRSVRFWDEHACSVCENIKRYQKYRSCSNLEKWFWG from the coding sequence ATGACATCTGTGTCCAGTGTAGGGATTTGCCGCACCCTGTTAATTTCCCTAATCATTTTGGGCTGTTTTTTAGCCATGGTGTTGCTGTATGTCAAACCGTCTAACAGCTGGATTTATGCTCCATTAGAATCTGCCACATTAAAACTAGGTGTGAAAAACCCCTTTGTGACAAGTGCTGAAGAGAATGAAACTATTGTGCTCATTTGGTTTTGGCCTTTTGGTCAGCTATTTAAACTCAATTCTTGTGCATCTGAGTTTAACATCCATAAATGCCACTTAACTGCGGATAGAAACCTCTATGACAAATCCGATGCTGTCCTTTTCCATCACCGAGACATGAGTGGAGACTTGTCCAATCTGCCCAAACAGCCTCGGCCAACATTTCAGAAATGGGTTTGGATGAACCTGGAGTCACCTACCCACTCTCCAAAAAAAACTGGACTCGACCATTTCTTCAACCTGACCTTGACTTATCGACAAGGTTCAGATATCGTAGTGCCTTATGGGTCTCTGATAATAAACAAAGTTCCATTAGATTTTAAACTGCCTAAGAAAAGCAATCTGGTGTGTTGGGTTGTAAGCCATTGGAACACTAATCATGCCAGAGTGAAGTTCTACAATGAATTCCGCAACTATATTAATATCAGCACTTACGGTCAAGCCTTTGGGGAACGCCTAAGCGATAACAACTTGATGCCTACCATATCTAGTTGTAAGTTCTACCTTTCCTTTGAGAATTCAGTACATGAAGATTACATAACTGAAAAGCTCTACAATGCTTTGCTTGCTGGTACCGTGCCTGTGGTCCTGGGGACATCCAGAAAAAACTATGAAAATTACATTCCAGCCGATTCTTTCATTCATGTGGATGATTTCCACTCAGCTGAAGAGCTTGCGGGTTACCTGCACAAACTGGACGGGAATGAAGATTTGTACATGACCTACTTCAAATGGAGGAAACACTACTCAGTACGGTCAGTTCGTTTCTGGGATGAACACGCATGTAGCGTGTGTGAGAACATAAAACGGTATCAAAAATATAGATCATGTTCCAATttggagaaatggttttggggctGA